Below is a window of Stappia sp. DNA.
GTGCTTGTTAAGCGGATCGGCAGCCGCGCTTGCTACCTTGGGTGCATCAGAGGCCACAACCAATAGGCCCGGTGGAGAGCGAATTGAGCCGTCAAACAGCACAACAGGACGCCACACACACCGGATCGGGCCGCGCCATGCGGCTCGATCCGGCCCGGCTGCCGCACCGCTTCGCAACGAGCGGCGAGGCACCGGGGGCACGCGGCGAGCCGTCGAGGCTCGACGTCTATATCGATCGCCAGCACGTCATCGTCAAACGCCGGCTTGCCGGCCTGCCGCTCACCCTGGTTCAGCCGGTGGCGAGCTTTCTCGGCGTGTTCGCGGAAGTGACGCCGGGGCGCGATCCCGGCACTGTCAGCGCCCGGATCGGGCTGCGTCATCGCGACCCGGCCCTGTCCCTGACGCTTGCCCGCGACGCGCGGCTGGAAGACCTGGCCGACGACTGGTGCGCCTGGGGCGAGACGCTGGGTCTGCCACTGCTTCTCGTCGAACCCGACGGGGCGCTGACGCGGATCGAGCGACCCGACAGCCCGGCATGCGCGCCGATGGGCCCGCAGCGCCGGCGCGTTGCCGCGCTGACCGCCCGCCGCCCGCGTTTCCTGGTGCGCCGCAAGCCGGGCCGCTGCGTGGCCGGTGCCCCGGTGCACCGCGGGGAGCGCGAGATCATCGCCCGCAGCTGAGCGGGCGAGTCGCCTTTTAGAACAGCGTGCGCGCCAGCGCGTCCGCGACGAGCCCGGCGAAGAGAATCCAGCCGAATTGCGCGTTGGAGCGGAAGAGCTTCAGGCACTGATCGTTGTCGTCGATGTCGAGAACGGCGATCTGCCGCATGAGATGCATGAAGCCCGCCGCCAGACCGACGAAGGCGAGGATACCCCCGCCCGCCCCGACGAGCGCGGCCGCGAAAAGCGCCGTCGCGCCGCCATAGAGCAGCACGAGCGCCGGACGGGTGCGGTCTCCGAAGAGCCGCGCGGTCGATTTCACGCCGACGAGCGCGTCGTCTTCCTTGTCCTGATGGGCGTAGATCGTGTCGTAGCCGATGGTCCACAGGATGCCGCCTGCGTAAAGCGCGACGGCCGGCCAGTCGAGACGGCCGAAGGCGGCGGCCCAGCCCATGAACGCCCCCCAGGAAAAGGCAAGCCCGAGGAAGAGCTGCGGCCAGTTGGTCACCCGCTTCATGAAGGGATAGACGGCGACGACGGCGAGCGAGGCCATGCCGAGCAGGATCGCGAAGCCGTTGAACTGCAAGAGAACCGCCAGACCCACCAGCGCCTGCGCGACGAGAAAGACCTTCGCCTGCAACGGCGTCACCTGACCGGAGGGCAGCGGACGCGAGCGCGTGCGCGCGACCTTGTCGTCGATGTCCTGGTCGACGAGATCATTGTAGGTGCAGCCCGCCCCGCGCATGGCGATGGCGCCGATCATGAAGAGCAGCAGATGCCAGGGGTCGGGATAGGCCGCGCCGCCGGCGATTGCCGCCAGCGCCGCCGACCACCAGCACGGCCACAGGAGAAGCCACCAGCCGATGGGGCGCTCCCAGCGTGCCAGTCGGGCGTAGGGGCGCAGCCAGTCGGGCGCGCGCGTGTCGACCCAGTGACCCTTCACCGCGTCCGCGACCCGGCCCTTGATGGTGTCTTCGCTCATCGCATCCCTCATGCCGTTTGCCGGGTGATACCGGTTTTGCGGCGCGAGCGAAAGGGCGGCGCCCGGACCCGGCGCGCGACAGGTCAGCGCGACAGGCCGGCGCGCCGGGGCTTGTGCGCGCGGGGGGCGCGCTGTAGACCGCAGGCGCCGGAGCGGACCCGGGTTCGACCTGCGTCCCCCTGCGATCCGGACAGGTTTTCGATCTTCGAACGAGGCGCGCGACACCCCATGAACATTCTTCTCATCGGATCCGGCGGACGGGAACACGCGCTCGCCTGGGCGATCGCCAGGTCGTCGCTGACGACGCGCCTCTTCGCCGCGCCGGGCAATGCGGGCATCGCGGCGGAGGCGACCTGCATCGATCTCGACACCGGCGATTCTGCCGCCGTGATCGCCTTCTGCAAGGCCGAGGATATCGGTCTCGTGGTCGTCGGACCCGAGGCGCCACTCGTCGCCGGTCTGGTCGACGCGCTGACGCAGGCCGGCATCCGCGCCTTCGGGCCGAGCCGCGCGGCGGCCGCGCTGGAAGGCTCCAAGGGCTTCACCAAGGATCTGTGTGCCCGTGCCGACATCCCGACCGCCGCCTATGGACGCTTCCGCGATGCGTCGAGCGCGCGGGCCTATGTCGAGGCCCAAGGCGCGCCCATCGTCGTCAAGGCCGACGGGCTGGCCGCCGGCAAGGGCGTCGTGGTCGCCGAAACGCTGGAGCAGGCGCTCGAAGCGGTCGACGCCTGTTTCGACGGCGCCTATGGCGACGCCGGCGCCGAAGTGGTGATCGAGGAGTTTCTGGAAGGCGAGGAGGCGAGCCTCTTCGTGCTCTCCGACGGCACCACCGGACTGGCGCTTGCCACCGCGCAGGACCACAAGCGCGTCGGCGACGGCGACACGGGTCCGAACACCGGCGGCATGGGCGCCTATTCGCCCGCGCCGGTGATGGCGGAGGACCTCACCGCACAGGCGATGCGCGAGATCGTCGGGCCGACCATCGCGACGCTCGCGGCGGAAGGAACGCCCTTCAAGGGCGTGCTCTACGCCGGGCTGATGATCACGGCGACGGGTCCGAAGCTGATCGAATACAACGTGCGCTTCGGCGATCCGGAGTGTCAGGTGCTGATGATGCGGCTGAAGGACGACATCGTCGCGCTGATGCTGGCATCGGTCGACGGCACGCTCGACAAGATGAGCGTGCGCTGGCGCGACGACGTCGCGCTGACCGTGGTGCTCGCCGCCAGTGGCTATCCGGGCGCCTATGACAAGGGCAGCGAGATCCGGGGCCTCAAGGCGCTCGAGAACGATCCCGACGTCATGGTCTTCCACGCCGGCACCCGCGCCGAGGACGGGCGCGTCCTTGCCAACGGCGGGCGCGTGCTCAACGTGACGGCGCTGGGGGCGACCGTGGCGCAGGCGCAGGCGCGCGCCTATGCGGCCGTCGACGCCATCGACTGGCCGCAG
It encodes the following:
- the purD gene encoding phosphoribosylamine--glycine ligase, with product MNILLIGSGGREHALAWAIARSSLTTRLFAAPGNAGIAAEATCIDLDTGDSAAVIAFCKAEDIGLVVVGPEAPLVAGLVDALTQAGIRAFGPSRAAAALEGSKGFTKDLCARADIPTAAYGRFRDASSARAYVEAQGAPIVVKADGLAAGKGVVVAETLEQALEAVDACFDGAYGDAGAEVVIEEFLEGEEASLFVLSDGTTGLALATAQDHKRVGDGDTGPNTGGMGAYSPAPVMAEDLTAQAMREIVGPTIATLAAEGTPFKGVLYAGLMITATGPKLIEYNVRFGDPECQVLMMRLKDDIVALMLASVDGTLDKMSVRWRDDVALTVVLAASGYPGAYDKGSEIRGLKALENDPDVMVFHAGTRAEDGRVLANGGRVLNVTALGATVAQAQARAYAAVDAIDWPQGFCRRDIGWRAVARERGED
- the ubiA gene encoding 4-hydroxybenzoate octaprenyltransferase, with product MSEDTIKGRVADAVKGHWVDTRAPDWLRPYARLARWERPIGWWLLLWPCWWSAALAAIAGGAAYPDPWHLLLFMIGAIAMRGAGCTYNDLVDQDIDDKVARTRSRPLPSGQVTPLQAKVFLVAQALVGLAVLLQFNGFAILLGMASLAVVAVYPFMKRVTNWPQLFLGLAFSWGAFMGWAAAFGRLDWPAVALYAGGILWTIGYDTIYAHQDKEDDALVGVKSTARLFGDRTRPALVLLYGGATALFAAALVGAGGGILAFVGLAAGFMHLMRQIAVLDIDDNDQCLKLFRSNAQFGWILFAGLVADALARTLF
- a CDS encoding DUF6101 family protein, with amino-acid sequence MSRQTAQQDATHTGSGRAMRLDPARLPHRFATSGEAPGARGEPSRLDVYIDRQHVIVKRRLAGLPLTLVQPVASFLGVFAEVTPGRDPGTVSARIGLRHRDPALSLTLARDARLEDLADDWCAWGETLGLPLLLVEPDGALTRIERPDSPACAPMGPQRRRVAALTARRPRFLVRRKPGRCVAGAPVHRGEREIIARS